One window of the Betaproteobacteria bacterium genome contains the following:
- a CDS encoding SRPBCC family protein, with amino-acid sequence MTLQADNDAVFTTSRVLPFGRQDVFKAFADARRLASWWGPDGFTNTFEIFEFKAGGLWKFVMHGPDGTNYPNENTFLEVSPTRIVIRHVSQPHFTLTVTLSDAGGHTRLAWRQAFDDAEVAARIRHIVEPANEQNLNRLHAVLSAAAT; translated from the coding sequence GTGACCTTACAAGCTGACAATGATGCCGTCTTCACCACCAGCCGTGTGCTGCCCTTTGGCCGGCAAGATGTATTCAAAGCCTTCGCCGACGCGCGGCGCCTCGCAAGTTGGTGGGGGCCCGACGGCTTCACCAACACCTTCGAAATCTTCGAGTTCAAGGCGGGAGGCCTCTGGAAATTCGTCATGCATGGGCCAGACGGCACCAACTATCCGAATGAAAATACCTTTCTTGAGGTGTCGCCCACACGCATCGTCATTCGCCATGTCTCTCAGCCGCACTTCACGCTTACCGTCACGCTGAGCGATGCGGGCGGCCACACCAGGCTCGCCTGGCGTCAGGCCTTTGACGACGCCGAGGTTGCCGCTCGAATCAGGCACATCGTCGAACCCGCGAACGAGCAGAACCTGAACCGGCTTCACGCGGTACTCTCCGCGGCGGCGACATGA
- a CDS encoding GNAT family N-acetyltransferase: MNIKIDDLCGSEIHALLQEHLRGMALLSPPESVHALDIEKLRKPDVTFWTAWEGGELLGCGALKELDNRHAEIKSMRTSSAHLRKGVAKNMLGHILDVARQRRYRRLSLETGSVEGFEPARKLYASFGFTDCGPFAEYVEDPYSVFMTREL; the protein is encoded by the coding sequence ATGAACATTAAAATCGACGATCTGTGCGGTTCCGAGATACATGCGCTGTTGCAGGAACATCTTCGGGGCATGGCGCTGCTCTCGCCCCCTGAAAGCGTGCATGCGCTGGATATTGAGAAATTGCGCAAACCCGATGTTACGTTCTGGACCGCATGGGAAGGCGGTGAGTTGCTGGGTTGCGGCGCGCTCAAGGAACTGGACAACCGGCATGCCGAAATCAAGTCGATGCGGACATCCTCGGCCCACCTCAGAAAAGGCGTGGCGAAGAATATGCTGGGCCACATCCTTGACGTTGCCCGGCAGCGCCGCTATCGCCGCCTGAGTCTGGAAACGGGATCCGTGGAAGGTTTCGAGCCTGCCCGCAAGCTGTACGCGAGTTTTGGTTTTACCGATTGCGGACCGTTTGCGGAGTATGTTGAAGATCCGTACAGCGTTTTCATGACCCGGGAACTTTGA
- a CDS encoding DUF1298 domain-containing protein: protein MNNLSLLDLGFFITETEASPKHVAGLLICKRPDKSTVAFAKNLHREFLTFTEVNPPFNRVINFSFTPMPHWQDVDTVDLTQHIFYHKLKRGHNDREALYDFVARLHTPMLDRSRPLWEVHVIDGLGDGRFALYQKIHHAYADGVTLTRWTAEAMAPTARQTKLTPMWTRKHGGYASQRKKRSQELLQSAWSEVGGTSRRLLGIGRLAAMLLLESVNLTKNAIALPFVSSAKTPLTGQVTPGRQFTTAGVSMARVDRIRKQTRSTLNHIALTCLDGALRRYLSDQGVELPRPFTIQMPVNLRKEGEKTAGNKLGIILVELSPPTDDPYVRLRNIGYSLRNVRSMIDSVAPEAIESYTIITGLVAEIVELLKLSNTLPPMGNTLVSNVPGPKEHLFIKGAQMEEMHPISTLPPSNLLNITLFSYAGDLFFGLIATEELPNLHRLGEYVQEAFTELENSVHDAHAA from the coding sequence ATGAACAACCTGTCTCTGCTCGATCTTGGCTTTTTCATCACTGAAACCGAGGCCAGCCCCAAACACGTGGCGGGCTTGCTGATTTGCAAGCGGCCGGATAAATCGACGGTTGCCTTTGCCAAGAACCTGCATCGTGAATTCCTGACGTTCACCGAGGTGAATCCGCCGTTCAATCGCGTCATCAATTTTTCATTCACGCCGATGCCACACTGGCAGGACGTGGACACGGTCGACCTCACGCAGCATATTTTTTATCACAAGCTCAAGAGAGGCCACAACGACCGCGAAGCGCTTTACGACTTTGTCGCCAGGCTGCATACGCCGATGCTCGACCGGTCGCGTCCGCTGTGGGAAGTGCATGTCATCGACGGGCTGGGAGATGGCCGGTTTGCGCTTTATCAGAAGATACATCACGCCTATGCGGATGGCGTCACGCTGACTCGCTGGACCGCCGAGGCGATGGCGCCAACGGCCCGGCAAACCAAACTGACACCGATGTGGACGCGCAAGCACGGCGGTTATGCGAGCCAGCGCAAAAAACGCAGCCAGGAGCTGCTGCAATCGGCGTGGTCGGAGGTGGGCGGCACCAGCCGCCGCTTGCTCGGCATCGGCCGGCTGGCCGCGATGCTGCTGCTGGAGAGCGTCAATCTCACCAAGAACGCGATCGCGCTGCCATTTGTCTCGAGCGCGAAAACTCCGCTGACCGGGCAAGTGACGCCGGGCCGCCAGTTCACGACCGCGGGCGTCTCGATGGCGCGCGTCGACAGGATTCGCAAGCAAACGCGTTCAACGCTGAATCACATTGCGCTGACCTGTCTCGATGGTGCGTTGCGCCGCTACCTCAGCGACCAGGGCGTCGAACTGCCGCGCCCGTTCACCATTCAGATGCCGGTAAACCTGCGAAAGGAAGGCGAGAAAACTGCCGGCAACAAGCTCGGCATTATTCTGGTGGAATTATCGCCGCCCACGGACGATCCCTATGTGCGGCTGCGTAACATCGGTTATTCACTGCGCAATGTGCGCTCCATGATCGACAGCGTCGCACCGGAGGCAATCGAGTCATACACCATCATCACCGGGCTAGTCGCGGAGATCGTGGAACTGCTGAAACTTTCCAATACCCTGCCGCCGATGGGCAACACGCTTGTCTCGAACGTGCCCGGCCCGAAAGAGCATCTGTTCATCAAGGGTGCCCAGATGGAAGAAATGCACCCCATCAGCACATTGCCCCCGAGCAACCTGCTCAACATCACCTTGTTCAGTTATGCGGGCGACCTGTTCTTTGGCTTGATCGCCACCGAAGAGCTGCCCAATTTGCATCGCCTGGGCGAGTATGTGCAGGAAGCGTTTACGGAGCTGGAGAATTCGGTGCACGATGCGCATGCGGCGTAG
- a CDS encoding VOC family protein yields the protein MQKTDLAIPTLPTRSIGSAVAFYKQLGFEGGAHEFNDSYAVMRRGTIEIHFFTHKALVPAESSAGCYIRVQDAESIYTAFASAQLPKRGIPRMDAIEDKPWGLREFAIVDPDGNLLRIGQLLESRV from the coding sequence ATGCAGAAAACCGATCTTGCGATACCGACACTACCGACCCGATCGATCGGCAGCGCCGTGGCCTTCTATAAGCAACTTGGGTTCGAAGGCGGCGCGCACGAATTCAATGACTCTTACGCCGTCATGCGTCGAGGGACCATCGAGATTCACTTCTTCACGCACAAAGCACTTGTTCCCGCGGAGTCTTCGGCGGGCTGTTACATCCGAGTCCAGGACGCCGAGAGTATTTACACCGCATTTGCCTCCGCTCAGTTGCCGAAGCGCGGTATCCCGCGCATGGATGCAATCGAGGACAAGCCCTGGGGACTCCGGGAGTTCGCCATCGTTGATCCTGACGGCAATCTGTTACGCATTGGCCAATTGCTGGAGAGCAGGGTGTGA
- a CDS encoding DUF1579 family protein, protein MHCTGAIDANGVFAVRGSYEAPPDPDWGWRIALNIQSADSLALFMHNISPDGKEHLAVRAEFGRLAY, encoded by the coding sequence ATGCACTGCACCGGCGCCATCGACGCGAACGGCGTATTCGCGGTGCGTGGCAGCTATGAGGCACCACCCGATCCGGACTGGGGCTGGCGCATCGCGCTGAACATTCAATCGGCGGATTCACTCGCCCTTTTCATGCACAATATTTCGCCTGACGGAAAAGAGCATCTTGCCGTGCGGGCGGAGTTTGGGCGATTAGCGTACTGA
- a CDS encoding DUF1579 family protein yields MPLPPRFASLSGEWKGTKRLYLNGEAGPEKLSGSRATIAKAVRGTFLLVDYSWKFESDPHEGVLLLGYEEKQNVATAAWGIRGTWASESCTAPAPSTRTAYSRCVAAMRHHPIRTGAGASR; encoded by the coding sequence ATGCCGCTACCGCCGCGTTTTGCCAGCCTGTCCGGTGAATGGAAGGGAACCAAGCGCCTCTATCTGAACGGCGAAGCCGGACCGGAAAAACTTTCAGGCTCGCGCGCGACGATCGCGAAGGCGGTGCGGGGCACATTTCTGCTGGTCGACTATTCCTGGAAGTTTGAAAGTGATCCGCACGAAGGCGTGTTGTTACTGGGCTACGAAGAAAAACAAAATGTAGCGACGGCGGCGTGGGGGATTCGTGGCACATGGGCCAGCGAATCATGCACTGCACCGGCGCCATCGACGCGAACGGCGTATTCGCGGTGCGTGGCAGCTATGAGGCACCACCCGATCCGGACTGGGGCTGGCGCATCGCGCTGA
- a CDS encoding SRPBCC family protein, producing MPTGTVRLHRVLRATPERVYRAFLDADAMAKWIPPYGFTCKVHHMDARVGGTFRMSFTNFNTGNGHAFGGEYLELVPYERLRYTDKFDDPNLPGEIQVTVTLTKVSCGTEINIVQEGLPEVIPLEMCYLGWQESLAQLATLVEPEIPD from the coding sequence ATGCCGACAGGTACCGTGCGATTACATCGTGTGCTACGAGCAACACCGGAGCGTGTCTACCGGGCTTTCCTGGACGCCGACGCAATGGCGAAGTGGATACCACCATACGGTTTCACCTGCAAGGTGCACCACATGGATGCCCGGGTTGGTGGCACGTTCAGGATGTCGTTCACGAATTTCAATACAGGGAACGGTCACGCATTCGGTGGCGAGTACCTTGAACTTGTTCCTTACGAGCGACTTCGCTATACAGACAAATTCGACGATCCTAATTTGCCTGGGGAAATCCAGGTGACGGTGACTTTGACGAAGGTTTCCTGCGGCACCGAAATCAACATCGTGCAGGAAGGACTACCTGAAGTCATTCCCCTTGAGATGTGCTACCTGGGCTGGCAGGAATCCCTCGCACAACTCGCCACGCTCGTCGAGCCCGAGATTCCGGACTGA